The genomic stretch GAATCAGCGTATCGCCGTATAGACACGGGCGACCACGTGTGGGTATGGCATCGGGTATTCTGGCAAGGACGGCTTCATCTATCCATATTGTTACGTTCCCCCGGTTGATCAGGCCTTCATTATAGGCCGCCCAATTCCTGACACGGTAGCGTGCCTTCGGATCACCTTTCTTGTGTATGTCCTTGCGCATTTTCTTGGCAAAAATTAGGCAGTTACTCTGGAATCTGACTTGATAGGAGGCTGGCCCCGCGACCGTTGCGCGTAAACGTCAACGGATCTCGCTCGATTTATGCAACAACGCCGATCCTTCGTGACAATGAACCGATCCATCTGGTTGTCGACAGCACCGGTCTGAAGGTCCATGGAGAAGGTGAATGGAAGGTGTGCGCCAGCACGGCTACTCGAAGCGGCACACGTGGCGTAAAGCCCATCTCGCGCTTAACGCGAATACGGGTCAAGTGCATGTCTCGCTAATGACGAATCAAAATGCGGCTGACGGTGACGCTCTGGCCAAGTTGCTCAACCAGATTCCACACGCCGAACAAATCGATGTCATCGGCGGTAATGGTACCTACGACACCAAGCCATGCCATGTGGCCATTGCTGCACGCAGTGCTATTCCTTCGATTCCGCCACGCGAGGGTGCCGTTCATTGGCCAGCGGATATGCCCGGCGCGGCGTGGCGTAATGGCGCGGTTGATGCAATTGCCCGTGACGGTTGTCGAGCATGGAAGTGGCGTTGTTGCATAAATCGAGCGAGATCCGTTGACGTTTACGCGCAATGGTCGCGGGGCCAGCCTCCTATCAAGTCAGATTCCAGAGTAACTGCCTAATTTTTGCCAAGAAAATGCGCAAGGACATACACAAGAAAGGTGAGCCGAAGGCACGCTACCGTGTCAGGAATTGGGCGGCCTATAATGAAGGCCTGATCAGCCGGGGGAACGTAACAATATGGATAGATGAAGCCGTCCTTGCCAGAATGCCCGATGCCATACCCACACGTGGTCGCCCGTGTGTATACGGCGATACGCTGATTCAGGCATTACTTGGCGTGAAGACCGTCTATCGACTGACCTTGCGCGCCCTGCAAGGTTTCACCCAAAGTCTGCGCGATTTGGCCTTCCCGAGCTTGCCGGTGCCGAATTACACCACGCTCTGTCGCCGGGCAAAAACGCTTGATGTCGAACTGCCGATCCTTCGTGACAATGAACCGATCCATCTGGTTGTCGACAGCACCGGTCTGAAGGTCTATGGAGAAGGTGAATGGAAGGTGCGCCAGCACGGCTACTCGAAGCGGCGCACGTGGCGTAAAGTCCATCTCGCGCTCAACGCGAATACAGGTCAAGTGCATGCCGCGCTAATGACGAATCAGAATGTGGCTGACGGTGACGCTCTGGCCAAGTTGCTCGACCAGATTCCACGCGAAGAACAAATCGATGTCATTGGCGGTGACGGTGCCTACGACACCAAGCCATGCCATGCGGCCATTGCTGCACGCAGTGCTATTCCTTCGATTCCGCCACGCGAGGGTGCCGCTCATTGGCCAGCGGATATGCCCGGTGCGGCGTGGCGTAATGGCGCGGTTGATGCAATTGCCCGTGACGGTCGTCGAGAATGGAAGCAACACAGTGGCTACCACCGGCGATCGCTTGCCGAGAATGCGATGTATCGGT from Burkholderia sp. encodes the following:
- a CDS encoding IS5 family transposase, which encodes MRKDIHKKGEPKARYRVRNWAAYNEGLISRGNVTIWIDEAVLARMPDAIPTRGRPCVYGDTLIQALLGVKTVYRLTLRALQGFTQSLRDLAFPSLPVPNYTTLCRRAKTLDVELPILRDNEPIHLVVDSTGLKVYGEGEWKVRQHGYSKRRTWRKVHLALNANTGQVHAALMTNQNVADGDALAKLLDQIPREEQIDVIGGDGAYDTKPCHAAIAARSAIPSIPPREGAAHWPADMPGAAWRNGAVDAIARDGRREWKQHSGYHRRSLAENAMYRFKTLTGHCLWARHIDSQANEVSVRVGVINRMADLARPQSVRIA